In a genomic window of Gossypium arboreum isolate Shixiya-1 chromosome 7, ASM2569848v2, whole genome shotgun sequence:
- the LOC108483184 gene encoding squamosa promoter-binding-like protein 8: protein MLEYEWGNPSSIMLSGEETAQEPDPNRQLFHHYATTTTTTHHQPYNETLLSHHNPTVFSHQNLFHNPNQAQPPQHPATLHSLYDPHSYSATSAYSTAHASLLSLDPVSAVGGSGGGYFLVPKTEEVSRPVDFTARIGLNLGGRTYFSSAEDDFVNRLYRRSRPGDLSSTNSPRCQAEGCNADLTHAKHYHRRHKVCEFHSKASTVIAAGLTQRFCQQCSRFHLLSEFDNGKRSCRKRLADHNRRRRKSQQQQPNTTQEHQKHLQLESGGNPSCDNPPRSPPDSGVQSSSSVTVAASPPRISLDCFRQRPHNATVSSSSSGTLFFSSG, encoded by the exons ATGTTGGAATACGAATGGGGAAACCCCTCTTCAATCATGTTATCGGGTGAAGAGACCGCCCAAGAACCCGACCCCAATCGTCAGCTTTTCCATCACTatgccaccaccaccaccaccacccacCACCAACCTTACAATGAAACCCTCCTTTCTCATCACAACCCCACTGTTTTTTCTCACCAAAACCTCTTCCATAACCCTAACCAAGCTCAACCCCCCCAACACCCTGCTACTCTTCATTCCTTGTACGACCCGCACTCCTACTCTGCCACCTCCGCTTACTCCACTGCCCACGCTTCCTTGCTCTCACTGGACCCAGTTTCTGCCGTCGGAGGGAGTGGAGGCGGTTACTTTCTTGTTCCCAAGACGGAGGAAGTTTCTAGACCTGTTGACTTTACTGCCAGGATTGGTCTCAACTTAGGTGGGCGTACGTATTTTTCCTCCGCCGAGGATGACTTTGTGAACCGGCTTTATCGCAGGTCTAGACCCGGAGATCTCAGTTCAACCAATTCCCCCAGGTGCCAAGCCGAGGGTTGCAATGCCGATCTTACCCACGCTAAGCACTACCATCGCCGCCATAAAGTCTGCGAGTTCCATTCCAAAGCTTCCACCGTCATCGCCGCTGGGTTGACTCAACGATTCTGCCAGCAGTGCAGCAG ATTCCATCTTCTGTCAGAATTCGACAATGGGAAGCGTAGCTGTCGAAAGAGACTGGCCGACCACAATCGTCGCAGGCGAAAATCTCAACAGCAGCAACCCAATACCACTCAGGAACACCAGAAGCACCTCCAGCTTGAAAGTGGTGGCAATCCCTCCTGTGATAATCCCCCAA GGTCACCGCCGGATTCTGGGGTCCAGTCATCTTCTTCAGTAACGGTGGCAGCTTCGCCGCCCCGAATTTCATTGGATTGTTTCAGGCAAAGACCCCACAATGCAACGGTCTCTTCATCATCATCAGGCACACTTTTTTTCTCAAGTGGGTAA